In Aspergillus luchuensis IFO 4308 DNA, chromosome 1, nearly complete sequence, the following are encoded in one genomic region:
- a CDS encoding PWI domain-containing protein (COG:A;~EggNog:ENOG410PNXE;~InterPro:IPR002483,IPR036483;~PFAM:PF01480;~go_process: GO:0006397 - mRNA processing [Evidence IEA]), with amino-acid sequence MATSVDAKLLKQTKFPPEFSRKVDMTKVNIEVMKKWIAGKISEILGNEDDVVIELCFNLLEGSRFPDIKSLQIQLTGFLDKDTGKFCKELWSLCLSAQENPQGVPKELLEAKKLELIQEKIEAERAAEEARKQKEQERARERELEDLRRRERSERTRGGRRGGGRGGRDFDRRRSPPRQRSRDRFRGPPGRREFDSYVPSGSRRGRRPSRSPSRSRSRSVSSSRSPPPRRRHPGNDRNRRRRSISGSVSPDRGDRRRPRRRSPDYGDRARSNTRSESSRSRSPRRDRRRRRSVSSRSASRSPVHRDRRRRRGSSASRSRSRSQGSDGSGTRRRGSSHYSSRDDKKESTADIAKARKSRDDRRLSRSRERNDTRRRRYSSQSVSRSRSRGRSRSASQDSRSRSRSRSRSHSRMRDRKRRRSIERYAPVARRRRNTSSVSVPSDKRKRMADEDEDAAKRSPPPAEKPSSSDHEMKDATETAVPSNNAARVRISSSELREKLLREKIIAMRRTASSDKVGSSTSSR; translated from the exons ATGGCGACAAGCGTGGATGCCAAGCTGCTGAAGCAGACCAAATTCCCTCCGGAATTCAGCCGGAAGGTGGACATGACCAAGGTCAACATTgaggtgatgaagaa ATGGATTGCTGGAAAGATCTCCGAGATCCTGggaaatgaagatgacgtCGTTATTGAGCTCTGCTTTAACCTTTTAGAAGGGTCGCGGTTT CCCGATATCAAGTCCCTGCAGATTCAGCTCACCGGATTCCTCGATAAAGATACTGGCAAGTTTTGCAAGGAGCTGTGGTCGCTATGTTTGAGTGCCCAGGAAAACCCCCAGGGTGTGCCCAAGGAGTTGCTGGAGGCGAAGAAACTGGAGCTTATCCAAGAGAAG ATCGAAGCGGAAAGagccgccgaagaagcccgcaAGCAGAAGGAACAGGAGCGCGCACGAGAACGAGAACTTGAAGACCTTCGACGCAGAGAACGATCTGAGCGCacaaggggaggaagaagaggcggtGGCCGCGGTGGTCGAGACTTTGATAGACGTCGGTCGCCTCCGCGACAGCGCAGCCGTGACCGTTTCCGAGGTCCGCCTGGCAGACGAGAGTTCGACTCCTACGTGCCCTCAGGCTCTCGTCGAGGCCGTCGGCCATCCCGTTCGCCCAGccgctctcgctctcgctccGTGTCTTCCTCGCGCTCGCCTCCACCACGTCGGCGCCATCCTGGCAACGACCGGAACCGACGACGTCGGTCAATTAGCGGCTCTGTCTCCCCGGACCGCGGTGATCGCAGGAGGCCCAGGAGACGCAGCCCTGATTACGGTGATCGTGCAAGATCCAATACCCGCAGTGAATCATCACGCTCACGTAGTCCCAGAAGAGACCGACGGAGACGGAGATCCGTTTCTTCCCGCAGTGCATCGCGTTCACCTGTCCACAGAGACCGACGCAGGAGAAGAGGTTCTTCGGCATCAAGGTCCCGTTCGAGGTCGCAAGGGTCGGATGGTAGCGGCACCAGACGCAGAGGATCATCGCACTACTCTTCACGAGATGATAAGAAAGAATCCACCGCTGATATTGCAAAGGCCCGCAAGTCCCGTGACGACCGTCGCTTGAGTCGCAGCAGAGAGCGCAATGACACCCGCAGACGCCGGTACTCATCCCAGAGTgtcagccgcagccgcagtcGAGGCCGTTCCCGCAGCGCCAGCCAGGATTcccggagtcggagtcggagtcgcAGCCGTAGCCACAGTCGCATGAGGGACAGGAAGCGGCGTCGGTCCATTGAGAGATATGCCCCAGTTGCACGGAGACGGCGCAACACGTCCTCCGTATCCGTCCCCAGTGATAAGCGAAAGAGGATGgctgatgaagacgaggatgccgCCAAACGATCACCCCCGCCGGCTGAGAAGCCAAGCTCGAGCGACCAcgagatgaaggatgccACTGAG ACTGCTGTTCCCTCCAATAACGCAGCTCGTGTACGCATCTCCAGCTCCGAACTACGCGAGAAGCTGCTCCgcgagaagatcatcgcGATGCGCCGGACCGCCTCGAGCGACAAGGTAGGTAGCTCTACATCTTCAAGGTAG
- a CDS encoding uncharacterized protein (SECRETED:SignalP(1-16)), which produces MKYIFTTLLLVFATLALPTDFSSQESTTAATQQDGIGVVVGLLDDTLGLGRRGDLTSIQSSVKRDNQDAQEATAKDFEGPFGPGLPNGVAF; this is translated from the exons ATGAAGTATATCTTCACTACTCTGTTACTGGTCTTCGCGACCCTGGCCCTGCCGACT GATTTCTCGAGTCAGGAGTCCACCACTGCCGCGACTCAACAGGACGGTataggtgttgttgttggtctgCTTGATGATACCCTT GGCCTCGGTCGACGTGGAGATCTAACTAGTATCCAGTCGTCTGTCAAGCGTGACAATCAAGACGCCCAAGAGGCTACTGCGAAAGACTTTGAAGGTCCTTTTGGTCCGGGCCTTCCGAAT GGTGTTGCATTCTAG
- a CDS encoding uncharacterized protein (COG:S;~EggNog:ENOG410Q167): MQVAEILSDLTSLRVCDHHDALALVTVNERIPQPTDQLNLKATDTTPSGSEVNPGRYGNDDLRRAKELVDLHYEFKARHALGTVDEELSRAREEVARVLRELS, from the exons ATGCAAGTAGCAGAGATCCTCTCCGATCTGACATCCCTGCGCGTCTGT GACCACCATGACGCTCTCGCTCTCGTTACCGTCAATGAGCGAATACCCCAACCCACAGACCAACTAAACCTCAAAGCAACAGACACTACCCCATCAGGCTCTGAAGTGAATCCAGGCAGATACGGAAATGATGATCTCCGTCGCGCAAAAGAACTCGTCGACTTGCACTACGAATTCAAAGCCCGTCATGCGCTAGGCACggttgatgaggagctcTCGCGTGCAAGGGAGGAAGTTGCCCGAGTGCTAAGGGAACTTAGCTAG
- a CDS encoding fumarylacetoacetate hydrolase family protein (COG:Q;~EggNog:ENOG410PGIV;~InterPro:IPR011234,IPR036663;~PFAM:PF01557;~go_function: GO:0003824 - catalytic activity [Evidence IEA]), translating to MASAIRANCRKVICIGRNYADHITELNNTKPKQPFFFLKPASAILCPGEGPVLRPQGTNLHYEVELALVMGKTVRDLDPNDDKGALDAIHSYLLGIDMTARNVQEEAKKKGLPWTIAKGFDTFLPVSQEIAKSRLPDPHNAFLRLSVGSQMRQADSTGLMLYRIPRLLAEISRVMTLEKGDLVLTGTPKGVGQVKSGDVMKASIEYDGKELEEGRIEVEVKDREGRYRYSET from the exons atggcctccGCGATCAGGGCCAACTGCAGAAAGGTTATCTGCATTGGCAGAAACTATGC CGACCACATCACAGAGCTGAACAACACCAAGCCCAAGCagccctttttcttcttgaagCCCGCTTCTGCTATCCTCTGCCCCGGCGAAGGTCCTGTGCTGCGCCCTCAGGGAACCAACCTGCACTATGAGGTCGAATTGGCGCTGGTGATGGGCAAGACCGTTCGGGATCTGGACCCGAATGACGATAAGGGTGCCTTGGATGCGATTCACA GCTACCTCCTCGGTATTGACATGACCGCCCGCAacgtccaagaagaagcaaagaagaagggcctcCCGTGGACCATCGCCAAGGGCTTCGACACCTTCCTGCCTGTCTCTCAGGAGATCGCCAAGTCGCGTCTTCCCGACCCTCACAATGCTTTCCTCCGCTTGAGCGTTGGATCGCAAATGCGCCAGGCCGACTCCACTGGTCTGATGCTCTACCGCATCCCCAGACTTCTGGCGGAGATCTCCCGTGTCATGACTCTGGAGAAGGGTGACCTTGTCCTGACTGGTACCCCTAAGGGTGTGGGCCAGGTCAAGTCTGGCGATGTCATGAAGGCGTCCATTGAGTATGACGGTAaggagcttgaggagggTCGCATTGAGGTCGAGGTCAAGGACCGTGAGGGTAGATACCGGTACAGTGAGACCTAA
- a CDS encoding uncharacterized protein (COG:S;~EggNog:ENOG410Q03F): MNNPRRQPNPNAPHPSTFLWAHELRRENIQVVNQLNRIRADLAVANDTIGNLNHKLERLDLQAREEIIRLENSLKELEARFDTNLRTGIERVEELENENRQLRGRIDGLERHAREQVRMEDGIRVRVLDEVRDMMMERGESRVKVELGIGMGRGDVVKACSAGSDVLVPDSMPMGSVPGVGGRSGLSSTLSDTTWRTPSLVGEKTEEVGTELEGVVKQGGRSLADYFAAAEGMRRGLQAQRDEGEVVRAVVRGLDDSGIRALIEEEISHVGWSWSALRAVMLKVMEDREMPIQEPVKESEMPNCNVKVESTNAHQVQHKRQRTRRYIPIVPADEEDERIVMEMYRH, encoded by the coding sequence ATGAACAACCCACGCCGACAACCAAACCCCAACGCCCCCCACccatccaccttcctctGGGCCCACGAACTCCGACGCGAAAACATCCAAGTCGTGAACCAACTCAACCGCATCAGAGCTGACCTCGCTGTTGCCAATGATACCATAGGGAATTTGAATCACAAGCTTGAACGTCTAGATCTACAAGCACGCGAGGAAATTATCAGATTAGAGAATAGTCTGAAGGAACTTGAAGCTCGATTCGACACTAATCTACGAACTGGTATTGAGCGGGTTGAGGAACTCGAGAATGAGAATCGCCAGCTACGGGGTAGGATTGATGGGTTGGAGAGGCATGCTCGTGAACAAGTGAGAATGGAGGACGGTATTCGCGTGAGAGtgctggatgaggtgagaGATATGATGATGGAACGGGGAGAGAGTCGTGTGAAGGTGGAGCTGGGAATTggaatggggagaggggatgtTGTCAAGGCTTGCTCTGCTGGGTCTGATGTTCTTGTGCCGGATTCAATGCCTATGGGTTCCGTTcctggtgttggtgggagAAGTGGGTTGTCGTCGACGCTTTCTGATACTACGTGGAGGACGCCTTCTTTGGTGGGTGAGAAGACTGAGGAAGTTGGGACGGAGTTGGAGGGTGTCGTGAAGCAGGGTGGGAGATCGTTGGCTGATTAtttcgctgctgctgagggGATGAGGCGTGGATTGCAGGCACAGagggatgagggtgaggttgTCAGAGCGGTTGTGCGAGGTCTTGATGACTCTGGTATCCGGGCTTTGATCGAGGAAGAGATAAGCCACGTTGGGTGGTCTTGGAGTGCTTTGAGGGCCGTCATGCTGAAGGTTATGGAGGACAGGGAAATGCCTATACAGGAGCCAGTCAAGGAAAGCGAGATGCCCAATTGCAACGTCAAAGTTGAGTCGACCAATGCTCACCAGGTCCAGCACAAAAGGCAAAGAACGAGGAGATACATACCCATTGTACCggctgatgaagaggatgaacgCATTGTTATGGAAATGTATCGCCATTGA
- the tif1 gene encoding putative eukaryotic translation initiation factor 4 (COG:J;~EggNog:ENOG410PFHJ;~InterPro:IPR027417,IPR001650,IPR014014,IPR014001, IPR011545,IPR000629;~PFAM:PF04851,PF00270,PF00271;~go_function: GO:0003676 - nucleic acid binding [Evidence IEA];~go_function: GO:0004386 - helicase activity [Evidence IEA];~go_function: GO:0005524 - ATP binding [Evidence IEA]) — MASNDKGLEEIPEGQIETNYDEVTDSFDAMDLKPELLRGVYAYGFERPSAIQQRAIKPIIAGHDVIAQAQSGTGKTATFSISALQKIDSELKACQALIVAPTRELAQQIQKVVVAIGDFMNIECHACIGGTNVRDDMNALRAGPQVVVGTPGRIHDMIERRVLKTDQMKLFILDEADEMLSRGFTEQIYDIFQLLPQSTQVTLLSATMPQDVLEVTTKFMRDPIRILVKKQELTLEGIKQFYIAVEKEEWKLDTLSDLYETVTITQAVIFCNTRRKVDWLTDKLTARDFTVSAMHGDMEQGQRDVIMKEFRSGSSRVLIATDLLARGIDVQQVSLVINYDLPANRENYIHRIGRGGRFGRKGVAINFVTADDVRMMREIEQFYSTQIEEMPMNVADLI, encoded by the exons ATGGCTTCTAACGACAAGGGTTTGGAGGAGATCCCCGAGG GACAGATCGAGACCAACTACGATGAGGTCACCGACTCCTTCGACGCCATGGACCTGAAGCCCGAGCTGCTTCGCG GTGTCTACGCCTACGGTTTCGAGCGTCCCTCCGCTATCCAGCAGCGTGCCATCAAGCCCATCATTGCCG GCCACGATGTCATTGCCCAGGCTCAGTCTGGTACCGGAAAGACTGCCactttctccatctccgctcTCCAGAAGATCGACTCGGAGCTCAAGGCCTGCCAGGCTCTGATTGTCGCTCCCACCCGTGAGTTGGCTCAGCAGATCCAGAAGGTCGTTGTCGCCATCGGTGACTTCATGAACATTGAGTGCCACGCCTGCATTGGTGGTACCAACGTCCGTGACGACATGAACGCCCTCCGCGCCGGTCCCCAGGTCGTTGTCGGTACCCCCGGTCGTATCCACGATATGATTGAGCGCCGTGTCCTCAAGACCGACCAGATGaagctcttcatcctcgacgagGCTGATGAGATGCTTTCT CGTGGTTTCACCGAGCAAATCTAcgacatcttccagctcctcccccAGTCTACCCAGGTCACCCTGCTGTCCGCTACCATGCCCCAGGATGTCCTTGAGGTCACCACCAAGTTCATGCGTGACCCCATCCGTATCCTGGTCAAGAAGCAGGAGCTTACCCTCGAGGGTATCAAGCAGTTCTACATTGctgtcgagaaggaggagtggAAGCTCGACACCCTCTCCGATCTCTACGAGAccgtcaccatcacccagGCCGTCATCTTCTGTAACACCCGCCGCAAGGTCGACTGGCTCACCGACAAGCTCACTGCCCGTGACTTCACCGTCTCTGCCATGCACGGTGACATGGAGCAGGGCCAGCGTGATGTTATCATGAAGGAGTTCCGTTCCGGATCTTCCCGTGTCCTGATCGCCACTGACCTTCTGGCCCGTGGTATCGATGTCCAGCAGGTTTCCCTGGTCATCAACTACGACCTTCCCGCCAACCGTGAGAACTACATCCACCGTATCGGTCGTGGTGGTCGTTTCGGTCGTAAGGGTGTTGCCATCAACTTCGTCACCGCTGACGATGTCCGCATGATGCGTGAGATTGAGCAGTTCTACAGCACCCAGATCGAGGAGATGCCCATGAACGTTGCTG ACCTCATCTAA
- a CDS encoding putative F-box and JmjC domain protein (COG:B,T;~EggNog:ENOG410PGKP;~InterPro:IPR001810,IPR041667,IPR036047,IPR003347;~PFAM:PF00646,PF02373,PF12937;~SECRETED:SignalP(1-19);~go_function: GO:0005515 - protein binding [Evidence IEA]), producing the protein MRLFLFLQIIIMKMPDINSLDCARPLGGAVAAHSYSSHPEPDVEDLSGHEEIPGHPLGVKPSGNALLAAENLRHAIGTFNILPDESILMLLEYLDGPSLLNIGQTCKAFYAFTRAEDLWKALFTGSPPASFSWKGTWRSTYLNIPPSEECILDCSNLFSDVLHRPFHCAHISLDPYIKNIPARNQIARLPDLSFEEFNEKWSNTPFILTEPVKQWPAYKNWSVNMLLDHYGEAIFRAEAVDWPLHTYVDYMHNNSDESPLYLFDRAFVSKMGLKVGQPDQEPDATYWPPSCFGEDFFSVLGNDRPDRQWLIIGPERSGSTFHKDPNATSAWNAVVRGSKYWIMFPSSSKLPPPPGVYVSDDQSEVTSPLSIAEWLFGFHAEARRSPGCIEGICHEGEILHVPSGWWHLVVNIEPAIAITQNFIPRAHLSAALDFLSNKADQVSGFRKDVNNPYERFVAQMQKSHPELLEQAQAELQKKNEGKKRKWDEIVHGNAEQDGGDAAEGGGFSFGFGDDSDVEVP; encoded by the exons ATgcgtctctttctttttcttcaaataataatcatgaaAATGCCGGATATCAATTCCTTGGACTGTGCTCGTCCTCTCGGCGGTGCAGTAGCTGCCCATAGCTactcttctcatccagagCCCGATGTTGAGGATCTGTCTGGTCATGAAGAAATTCCTGGCCATCCTCTAGGCGTGAAGCCTAGTGGCAATGCTTTGCTCGCCGCAGAGAACCTGCGCCATGCAATTGGCACTTTTAACATTCTACCGGATGAGTCGATATTGATGTTGCTCGAATACCTCGATGGTCCCAGTCTGTTGAATATTGGACAGACGTGCAAGGCATTTTATGCTTTCACCAGAGCCGAGGATCTCTGGAAAGCTCTTTTCACCGG TTCTCCTCCCGCCTCGTTCTCATGGAAAGGAACATGGCGCTCAACTTATCTTAACATTCCTCCGTCGGAAGAGTGCATCCTAGACTGCTCGAATCTATTCTCGGATGTCCTGCACCGGCCCTTCCACTGCGCCCATATTTCTTTAGATccttatattaagaatatccCTGCCCGCAACCAAATTGCTCGTCTCCCCGATCTCTCTTTTGAGGAGTTCAATGAAAAATGGAGCAACACGCCCTTCATCTTGACTGAGCCTGTGAAACAGTGGCCAGCCTACAAGAACTGGTCCGTAAACATGCTTTTGGATCACTACGGCGAGGCTATTTTCCGCGCAGAGGCAGTGGACTGGCCGCTCCATACTTATGTTGATTACATGCACAACAACTCCGACGAGAGTCCCCTCTATCTGTTCGACCGGGCCTTTGTATCAAAAATGGGCCTCAAAGTCGGTCAGCCGGACCAGGAGCCTGACGCCACTTACTGGCCTCCCAGCTGCTTTGGAGaggacttcttctccgtgCTGGGGAACGATCGCCCAGACAGGCAATGGCTGATCATTGGACCCGAGCGGTCTGGAAGTACCTTCCACAAGGACCCGAACGCTACCAGCGCCTGGAATGCGGTTGTCCGTGGCTCAAAATACTGGATCATGTTCCCATCGTCTTCGAAGCTCCCACCGCCTCCGGGCGTCTATGTGTCAGACGACCAGAGTGAAGTGACTTCCCCTCTCAGCATTGCCGAGTGGCTTTTCGGTTTTCACGCCGAGGCACGACGTAGCCCAGGCTGCATCGAGGGGATTTGTCACGAGGGCGAGATTCTCCACGTTCCTTCGGGCTGGTGGCACTTGGTCGTCAACATTGAGCCAGCTATTGCCATTACTCAGAACTTCATACCCCGTGCCCACCTGAGCGCCGCGCTGGACTTCTTGTCTAACAAGGCAGACCAGGTTTCAGGTTTCAGAAAGGACGTGAACAATCCCTACGAACGGTTTGTGGCGCAGATGCAGAAATCGCATCCTGAGCTATTGGAACAGGCGCAGGCagagctgcagaagaagaacgagggGAAGAAACGGAAGTGGGACGAAATTGTGCACGGAAATGCAGAGCAAGACGGAGGTGATGCCGCCGAAGGAGGCGGGTTTAGCTTCGGGTTTGGAGATGACAGCGATGTTGAAGTCCCCTAA
- a CDS encoding low-affinity Cu transporter (COG:P;~EggNog:ENOG410PPMQ;~InterPro:IPR007274;~PFAM:PF04145;~TransMembrane:3 (o53-72i140-160o166-182i);~go_component: GO:0016021 - integral component of membrane [Evidence IEA];~go_function: GO:0005375 - copper ion transmembrane transporter activity [Evidence IEA];~go_process: GO:0035434 - copper ion transmembrane transport [Evidence IEA]) yields MDHSMHGMMDMDHGHDHGDMDMGDGQCNMNMLFTWSTKNLCIVFPQWRITSTWSLLGSLIVIVLLTAGYEGIRQLTRRFEAAHARRLSAYTTVAVGGSEVHDDSATANVPSSQTLPAPNTGSPLVVGRDSRRTVEQRGKITMAALYAVQVFYSFFIMLLFMTYNGFVMLAVAVGAFVGYLAFGDNTSASKSVACH; encoded by the exons ATGGATCACTCAATGCATGGCATGATGGACATGGACCATGGTCATGATCATGGTGATATGGATATGGGTGATGGACAGTGCAATATGAAT ATGCTATTCACCTGGTCTACGAAGAACCTCTGCATCGTCTTTCCCCAATGGCGCATTACCAGCACCTGGTCCCTTCTGGGTTCACTTATTGTCATCGTCCTTTTGACGGCCGGCTACGAGGGGATTCGACAGCTTACACGGCGGTTCGAAGCAGCTCACGCTAGGAGGCTGAGTGCATATACTACGGTTGCTGTTGGAG GCAGCGAGGTCCACGACGATTCTGCCACGGCCAATGTCCCTTCTAGCCAGACGCTGCCTGCCCCGAACACCGGCTCACCCCTAGTTGTAGGCAGGGATAGCCGAAGGACCGTCGAGCAAAGAGGCAAGATCACCATGGCAGCTTTGTATGCTGTGCAGGTATTCTATAGCTTTTTCATCAT GCTGCTCTTCATGACGTACAATGGATTCGTCATGCTCGCAGTTGCCGTTGGTGCCTTTGTGGGATATTTGGCGTTTGGGGACAACACCTCTGCCAGCAAATCGGTTGCTTGTCATTAA
- a CDS encoding chromatin modification-related protein EAF6/MEAF6 (BUSCO:EOG092658WS;~COG:K;~EggNog:ENOG410PT7H;~InterPro:IPR015418;~PFAM:PF09340;~go_component: GO:0000123 - histone acetyltransferase complex [Evidence IEA];~go_process: GO:0016573 - histone acetylation [Evidence IEA]) produces MTEPPAAAAAATPAASSAPAPAPPTSTTGPTSTTNTNSTAPNSTPNNNNNANSNLNSNNNTTSNSTSNPNNPNQSNDSSASSTANRGLPYYEKLRRELRDTLQKKRLMDKSMAQLEDQIYRFEQSYLEETTAGNIIKGFDNYIKGSSSGAGIGGAGIALSSSMSGGGGAARRKATVSDADRVFSRSSASFMRDSPAPSSAQTTPSHAATPNSTYNGSTGKPGNGDASSAANSVKGGQASKNKKKSAASNKDKGDDDGTDGDRPPTKRLKITYGRD; encoded by the exons atgaCCGAgccccccgccgccgccgctgctgcaaCACCAGCCGCATCAAGTgccccagcaccagcaccaccaactaGTACAACAGGCCCAACTTCCACCACAAACACCAACTCCACAGCACCCAATTCCACgccaaacaacaacaacaatgccaACTCCAATCTcaactccaacaacaacacaacatcaaactccacctccaaccccaacaaccccaaccaaTCCAACGACTCCTCCGCTTCATCAACCGCAAACCGCGGCCTCCCCTACTACGAGAAACTCCGCCGCGAACTGCGCGACACCCTCCAAAAGAAGCGTCTAATGGATAAGAGCATG GCCCAACTCGAAGACCAAATCTACCGCTTCGAACAATCCTACCTCGAAGAAACCACCGCCGGAAACATCATCAAGGGTTTCGACAACTACATCAAGGGATCGTCCAGCGGGGCCGGGATCGGCGGAGCAGGCATTGCCCTCTCATCGAGtatgagtggtggtggaggtgctgCGAGACGAAAGGCGACGGTGTCGGACGCGGATCGTGTGTTTTCGAGGAGTTCGGCGAGTTTTATGCGG GATTCACCCGCGCCTTCATCGGCTCAAACGACGCCGTCGCATGCCGCGACTCCGAACTCGACGTATAATGGTTCTACTGGAAAGCCTGGGAACGGGGATGCGTCGTCTGCGGCGAATAGTGTGAAGGGGGGCCAGGCGtcgaagaataagaagaagtcTGCGGCGAGTAATAAGGATaagggggatgatgatgggacaGATGGGGATAGGCCGCCTACGAAGAGGTTGAAGATTACTTATGGGAGGGATTGA